Within the Drosophila melanogaster chromosome 3R genome, the region tttaatatgaaACGTGAATAAAAAGCTGAAGAAATATGGTCACAATTCCAGTTTATGagattatttatattttgggtcacacattttaaaataagttttagGTACATAACAGTTAAAACACTTGTATACCTAACATTAGTCGTTTCCAAGTAATCACACCTGTTAAATacacacattgtaaaatagtTTACTTTTAATATTCCGTGACTCTAAACTACACGTCCAGTCACACAGTCTTTACTAGAATCAGTTGAGAATTATAgggcaaaatcaaaataaaaatattaaaagaccATTATATTTAAGACCATTTGTAAAGATGTAAGCATGCGAATGGGTTCAGTCAACTCGGGTTGACCTGAGGGTTTAGAATTCAGAGCTCTAGGTAAAGAAACTCCCGAGTTGAACGTTCCTAGCCTGCATATACCACAAGGTTGTGATTTATGCCCTGCTTGAGagtatttatattatttaattagctGCCCACTAGTGATGCTATTGCGGTGCTtatcttttaattaatttctaattaaaatgGGTTTCTTATTAAGTTTAAATTATTGGACTCGGTTTCTATTGTGCTCTGGGTATAAAACCGAAAAGGTTCCTGTGAATCAGCATCAGTTGAAGAAAATATGGCTCTGCGTTTCGTTTTCTTGCTGAGTGCTTGGATGGTCCTTGCCCAAGGATCCTTTCTGCGCAGATCGGATATTATTATCTTAGAAGCGAAGGTTCCCCAGAAAGGATATCTGCCTGTCGAAGATGCTTCAGTGCATCAAATCGTTCCTAACGAGTCATTGTCTGCAGGAAAAgaacatcaacatcaacgaGTACATCTGTATCAATTTCAATCGCATCCTCACGAGCACGGACCCCATTATCACCTAGAAGGGCACCATCACCTATCTGAGccccaccatcatcatcagttGTCTGAATCGCATGATCCTATCCACGGATCCCCTCAGCACCACTATCATGGTTCACATCCTAACCAACAACTCGAGGCACCATTTCAAGAAGTTCATGGATCCCACCATCAGCATCCAATCCACCACAACCATCTGGAGGCACCATATCACGGAACTCATGGTGTTCATCATCATCGCAACTGCCACGCCACCATCCATTGCCCCAGGGTTCATAGTCCAGCTTATGCCACCGATGGTCATCTCTGCTACAGGGTGGAGAACTCCTGCGCACTGGCCGTTTTGAACTGCCTGCGTCGCAATGAACTTAAGCCAGGTTGGTTATAAACATATCTAAAACATTTTCACAAatgatattattgtttaattgcaGTTTTGAGACACATCGGTCATCACGAATGCCATCGTCTGCCCAGCGCTTACAGGGCCCACTAATTCTAAGCTCAAGataactaaatataaatataaatatttatataaatatagatataaatatcTAATATAATATCCTAAGttgtattgttttctttttctgaaatataatattgtcaaatgaaataattttgttgttgtcggtGTTGTGTGTACTATTTACATAAATCTGGTTGTCCTATGTATGATAATCTTATGCATAAACCTATATTCGGAAGCCTAGATCTTTTAAATCTTTAAAGATAGAAGGTATTTAAAGATATGGTATCATTtaccatatatataaaacaaaaaaggctAGCCTCCCCTCAGGTCCTCCTCATATTAATATCAGGGCCATTTTATGCCAATCGAAACAACTGTAACTTATTAAATAgataacaaattaaaatgcattacaAAACAATCAATATTAAATGCCTTAGTAGATTTTctcgactattagatacccattactcgtTGCCATTTAAGAATAAACGCCTTAGTCGATTTTctcgactattagatacccaTCAGTCGTTGAAGTCTGGCTTCAGATATAGATCCTATTCTGCATACAtaatggacggacggacggaaaTGTTGGCAcgatcaacaaaatatatactaCAAAATGATTGAAAATTTGCTGTTTTAAACTAATCTAGTATTGTTTTGTGGTACATTAAATATTCGAATTTATCAAGTAATGGACttcaaatataataatacattttaaaaatttggttaGTCTActttaaataattacattatattacaataaatttatttttaattaataaggGGAAAACCAGTATTTGGCTTGCATAATCAAGATGAGATGAGTTCAAAGTGCAATAAACTGGGTCAGCTTAGAATTTGGATCAGATTGCATGACATCACATACTATAATTACTTCAAAATGATGAATTACAGCTCTTGTAAATTCATACTTTCTGACTTTTCTCTGGTATAAAAGTCAAAAGTAAGCAGCACAAGGCATCAGTTgcttaacaaaaataaacaaatcaaaatggcaGTCGGCTTCATTGTAATCTTCAGCGCCATATTCGTCCTGGCCCAAGGATCAAATCTTTTGCCCATTGAGCAGCAATCGGAGGTGCCAATCCATTCTGGTGCTCCAGCGGCAGTCATTTCGCAAGGACAACAGTCTGTGTCCCAGTCCGTTGGTTCTGCTTACGGTCAAGACCAAGGGTTGGCTGGTGCACGACCCTATTGGGCTGCACCTCGTCCTGCTCTGGCTGCACCTCGTCCTGCTGAGTCCTACGCTCGTCCTGCTGTGGCTGTACCTCGTCCTTCTGTGGCTGCACCTCGTCCGGCTGTGTCCTACGCTCGTCCTGCAGCCGTGGTGGTTCCTGCTTTGGTGGTTGCTCCTATTCGCCAGCCTCAGGGAGTCCCTGTCCCAGCCGTTGTAGGAGCTAGTCAAGGAAATGTGTACCATGGTCGCCATCATGGCTAAGCGTCGTGCAAATACTCTGCTCGAATCTCTTCCGGTTGACACACATTTTGGAACCAATTAATATTTACTTctacaaataatattaacata harbors:
- the CG5866 gene encoding uncharacterized protein — its product is MALRFVFLLSAWMVLAQGSFLRRSDIIILEAKVPQKGYLPVEDASVHQIVPNESLSAGKEHQHQRVHLYQFQSHPHEHGPHYHLEGHHHLSEPHHHHQLSESHDPIHGSPQHHYHGSHPNQQLEAPFQEVHGSHHQHPIHHNHLEAPYHGTHGVHHHRNCHATIHCPRVHSPAYATDGHLCYRVENSCALAVLNCLRRNELKPVLRHIGHHECHRLPSAYRAH
- the CG33333 gene encoding uncharacterized protein — translated: MAVGFIVIFSAIFVLAQGSNLLPIEQQSEVPIHSGAPAAVISQGQQSVSQSVGSAYGQDQGLAGARPYWAAPRPALAAPRPAESYARPAVAVPRPSVAAPRPAVSYARPAAVVVPALVVAPIRQPQGVPVPAVVGASQGNVYHGRHHG